In a genomic window of Sporosarcina trichiuri:
- a CDS encoding DUF3298 and DUF4163 domain-containing protein: MRNNPVLVTSRPLPNPSPSVSIVYPEVLLPHLPAVQHSLNTQIRDALNQLLIDQNYYDPNLVELIVYYEVKTNERDILSLTLIAYSFTGGAHGMTVVKPLTFDTTTGKKYSLHDLFGSQEFEKPISEIVRKKIDQWDVDLLDPPFTGIRRDQDFYLADTSLVVFFQLYEITPYVWGFPYFPIALKDLERIIPENSPLQRFIPFL, from the coding sequence TTGAGGAACAATCCTGTACTGGTCACATCCCGGCCGCTGCCGAATCCGTCCCCTTCCGTTTCAATCGTCTATCCAGAAGTCCTATTGCCCCATCTCCCTGCTGTCCAGCATAGCCTGAACACCCAAATCCGGGATGCGCTGAACCAGCTGCTCATCGACCAGAATTATTATGATCCGAATCTTGTGGAACTGATCGTTTACTATGAAGTGAAGACTAATGAACGCGATATTCTGAGCCTGACGCTGATCGCCTACTCATTTACAGGGGGGGCGCACGGGATGACTGTCGTCAAACCGCTGACATTTGATACAACAACCGGTAAAAAATATTCACTGCATGACCTGTTCGGTTCCCAGGAGTTCGAGAAACCGATCTCGGAGATCGTCCGTAAAAAGATCGACCAATGGGATGTGGACCTGCTCGATCCCCCATTCACCGGTATCCGGCGCGACCAGGATTTCTATTTGGCGGACACCTCACTCGTCGTCTTCTTCCAGCTGTATGAAATCACCCCGTACGTGTGGGGCTTCCCCTACTTCCCAATTGCGCTGAAAGACTTGGAACGTATCATTCCCGAGAACAGTCCGCTGCAGCGGTTCATCCCGTTCCTTTAA
- a CDS encoding metal ABC transporter solute-binding protein, Zn/Mn family, which yields MKKLATWLGLSLMAVFLLAACGSGKDVSSASGDNKDSGGKLKVVTSFTIIADMVRQIGGDYVEVHNLVPSGTDPHEYEPLPNDIKAATDADVLLYNGLNLEGGEHGWFKKLTDSVHQKDENIFNLTEHVEPMYLSGADGRDEEMNPHAFIDPGVGVKMAEDITRILKEKHPTDSDKIEKTGEEYIARLKEIDKEYEDRINDIPEENRTLVTSERAFQYMAAHYGLKEAFIWEIDTEENGSPKQIKDLVHFIKEHKVPVLFVESNVDTRPMETVSKETGVPIADKPIYSDEIGDPGEEIDTYVKYLNYNIDLMHDEMSKKR from the coding sequence GGTGACAACAAGGACAGCGGCGGCAAACTGAAAGTCGTCACCTCTTTCACGATCATCGCGGATATGGTCCGTCAGATCGGCGGCGATTATGTGGAAGTGCATAACCTGGTGCCATCCGGAACGGATCCGCACGAATACGAACCGCTTCCGAACGATATCAAAGCAGCTACTGACGCGGACGTCCTCCTCTATAACGGACTGAACCTGGAAGGCGGCGAACACGGCTGGTTCAAAAAACTGACGGACTCCGTCCATCAGAAAGATGAAAACATCTTCAACCTGACAGAGCATGTGGAACCGATGTACTTATCAGGAGCGGACGGACGTGATGAAGAGATGAACCCGCATGCGTTCATCGATCCCGGTGTCGGAGTCAAGATGGCGGAGGATATTACACGCATCCTGAAAGAGAAACATCCGACAGACAGCGACAAAATCGAAAAGACGGGTGAGGAGTATATCGCCCGCCTGAAAGAGATTGATAAGGAATACGAGGACCGCATCAATGACATCCCAGAGGAGAACCGGACACTCGTGACGAGTGAACGGGCATTCCAGTACATGGCGGCCCACTACGGACTGAAGGAAGCGTTCATCTGGGAAATCGACACAGAGGAGAACGGCTCCCCGAAACAGATCAAGGATCTCGTACACTTCATCAAAGAGCATAAGGTTCCTGTCCTGTTCGTTGAGTCGAACGTCGACACTCGTCCGATGGAAACTGTATCGAAAGAGACCGGTGTCCCGATCGCAGACAAACCGATCTATTCGGACGAAATCGGAGATCCCGGCGAGGAAATCGATACGTATGTGAAATACTTGAACTACAACATCGATCTCATGCACGACGAGATGAGCAAAAAACGCTGA